A single Deltaproteobacteria bacterium DNA region contains:
- a CDS encoding antirestriction protein, with the protein MSDRVTKVQKVLHGILEKFKTGDVPKAIAYSMFPIRGTPSDRWSYLNRILMLLSGTTDARGIKQWNGVGRSIKPGSKALYILVPYFVKKSSIDDDETEMLKGFMAKPVFAVEDTEGEPLNYEKKISLPDLPLLERAKEWGITVTTISPFPKFLGVYIPGIKEIALASPEEIVFFHELSHAAYELCIGKLKSGQRWDQEIIAELSAQALCHLIGKQPNDNLGNTFRYIENYAKGAGLKPVSACLKVIDDVEKVLNFILGKEVSNHVEHSYERAA; encoded by the coding sequence ATGAGTGACAGAGTTACGAAAGTTCAAAAGGTGCTTCACGGTATTTTGGAAAAATTCAAGACGGGTGATGTTCCCAAGGCAATTGCTTATTCAATGTTCCCGATCAGAGGCACTCCTTCGGATCGATGGTCATACCTCAACAGAATCCTCATGCTCTTGTCTGGAACTACGGATGCCAGAGGCATAAAGCAATGGAATGGAGTTGGACGGTCCATAAAACCGGGATCGAAGGCGCTATACATCCTGGTGCCTTATTTTGTGAAAAAAAGCAGCATTGATGATGACGAAACAGAAATGCTGAAGGGCTTCATGGCCAAACCGGTTTTCGCGGTTGAGGACACGGAAGGGGAGCCATTGAATTATGAGAAGAAAATCTCTTTGCCGGATTTGCCTTTACTGGAAAGGGCCAAAGAATGGGGCATTACTGTTACAACAATTTCACCCTTCCCGAAATTCCTTGGTGTTTATATCCCCGGCATAAAGGAAATCGCCTTAGCTTCACCAGAGGAAATCGTCTTTTTCCATGAGCTGTCTCATGCCGCTTATGAACTCTGTATCGGCAAATTAAAATCGGGGCAACGATGGGATCAGGAAATTATCGCTGAACTGTCAGCCCAAGCCTTGTGTCATTTAATCGGTAAGCAGCCAAACGATAACTTGGGCAACACATTTAGGTACATTGAAAATTATGCAAAAGGGGCAGGACTAAAGCCGGTATCGGCATGCCTGAAAGTTATTGACGATGTTGAGAAGGTACTAAATTTCATTTTGGGAAAGGAGGTGAGTAATCATGTGGAACATTCCTACGAAAGAGCGGCTTGA
- a CDS encoding DNA repair protein RadC, whose translation MTKYAYHIETKRIRDKDFPYNNEDLSSPERVFQFCRTIQDLDIEKLIILHLNALNRLICIQLFSGTINSAVAFPREIIKHALLSGSCNVIMVHNHPSGGLKFSDADIRLTRLVKEACTLVDIRLLDHVLIGDGQTSMQEQGLI comes from the coding sequence ATGACTAAATACGCATACCACATTGAAACAAAGCGAATCCGGGATAAAGACTTCCCTTACAACAATGAAGATCTATCCTCACCAGAGCGAGTATTTCAATTCTGCCGCACCATTCAGGACTTGGACATTGAAAAGCTGATAATCTTACATCTCAATGCTCTGAACCGGCTAATTTGTATCCAATTGTTTTCGGGTACGATTAATAGTGCCGTGGCGTTTCCCCGAGAAATTATAAAGCATGCCCTGCTGTCAGGGTCATGTAACGTGATCATGGTACACAACCACCCATCAGGCGGCCTAAAGTTTTCCGATGCAGATATTCGCCTGACAAGGCTGGTTAAAGAGGCATGCACATTGGTTGATATAAGGCTGCTTGACCACGTGTTGATTGGCGATGGTCAGACATCAATGCAAGAACAAGGGCTTATTTAG
- a CDS encoding DUF2958 domain-containing protein, protein MWNIPTKERLDKIPRLYETEEIELKDKLIYLHFFIGGCDWYIAEYDGDDLFWGYAILNNDHECAEWGYISFQELREIKLEGWCEIDCELSEYWKIRKASEIKRIRNI, encoded by the coding sequence ATGTGGAACATTCCTACGAAAGAGCGGCTTGATAAAATTCCGAGGCTCTATGAAACGGAAGAGATAGAGCTGAAAGACAAGTTGATTTATTTGCATTTCTTCATTGGTGGCTGTGATTGGTACATTGCCGAATATGACGGTGATGATCTCTTCTGGGGCTATGCCATTTTAAACAATGACCATGAATGTGCTGAATGGGGATACATTTCCTTCCAGGAACTAAGAGAAATCAAACTTGAAGGATGGTGCGAAATCGACTGTGAACTTTCGGAGTATTGGAAAATCCGGAAGGCATCGGAGATTAAAAGGATCAGGAATATTTAA